The Brachyspira aalborgi genome has a segment encoding these proteins:
- the ptsP gene encoding phosphoenolpyruvate--protein phosphotransferase has protein sequence MRDKRTILNGHGVGDYVSIGNSFLHVDSLDIPIYKIEKEDIEEEYKRLDFAIDKSVKEIEDMQKHADNNIKNILSMHILMLKDRVIIERIKNEIKETLYNAEYIYDNIVSEYLDKLSSFSDKTLSERASDIVDIKSRVIKNLIQPFSENSNQIPEDCIVIAKTLKPSDVLKFNAMGVNGFIVESGGFTSHASILAKSFGITAIFNVSDILNKIKNGKKVIVDCRSNIVIINPSKKDIENYTILTENIKKYKEQSIIDIKEKAITKDGIEIKVNANIDIPEETESLLKYEIDSIGLYRTEFLYIFSDINENENSVFPSEEVQFKVYKNIASKIKGKIIIRTLDIGGDKMSPALGLMDFKKEDNPFLGWRAIRFCLSNKNVFKEQLKALLRASAFGDIEIMIPMISVLEEFTETKKFIEEIKLELKNENVEFNENIKIGALIETPSAAIIMDLIVKEADFISIGTNDLVQYMMACDRTNEKLSGLYNPIDISVLRMLKHIIDVTNKANKKVAICGEMGSVSKYAPVLLGLGIREISMSITSIAKIKNTIRAVSIKECEDLINAMLEKNDNNFSKSILNSFMNKINIKNYEYIVEGN, from the coding sequence ATGCGAGATAAAAGAACCATATTAAACGGACATGGAGTAGGCGATTATGTGTCTATAGGAAATTCTTTTTTACATGTGGATTCGCTTGATATTCCTATATACAAAATAGAAAAAGAAGATATTGAAGAAGAATATAAAAGATTAGACTTTGCAATAGATAAATCGGTAAAAGAAATAGAAGATATGCAAAAACATGCGGATAATAATATTAAAAATATTTTATCAATGCATATATTAATGCTTAAAGATAGAGTTATTATAGAGCGGATTAAAAACGAAATAAAAGAAACATTATATAACGCGGAATATATATACGATAATATAGTTTCTGAATATTTGGATAAATTATCTTCTTTCAGCGATAAAACTTTATCGGAGAGAGCGAGCGATATTGTAGATATAAAATCGAGAGTTATAAAAAATTTGATTCAGCCATTTTCGGAAAATTCTAATCAAATTCCCGAAGATTGCATAGTTATAGCGAAAACTCTAAAGCCGAGCGATGTTTTAAAATTTAACGCTATGGGAGTTAATGGTTTTATAGTAGAAAGCGGAGGTTTTACTTCGCATGCTTCTATACTTGCAAAATCTTTTGGAATAACGGCAATATTTAATGTTTCGGATATTTTAAATAAAATAAAAAACGGAAAAAAAGTAATTGTCGATTGTAGAAGTAATATAGTTATAATAAATCCGAGCAAAAAAGATATAGAAAATTATACGATACTAACCGAAAACATAAAAAAGTATAAAGAGCAATCGATAATAGATATTAAAGAAAAAGCGATAACAAAAGACGGAATAGAAATAAAAGTAAACGCCAATATAGATATTCCCGAAGAAACCGAAAGTTTGTTAAAATACGAAATTGATTCTATAGGTTTATACAGAACGGAATTTTTATATATTTTTTCCGACATAAATGAAAATGAGAATTCGGTTTTTCCAAGCGAAGAGGTTCAATTTAAAGTATATAAAAATATAGCTTCTAAAATAAAAGGAAAAATTATTATAAGAACTTTAGATATAGGCGGCGATAAAATGTCGCCCGCTTTGGGTTTAATGGATTTTAAGAAAGAAGATAATCCTTTTTTGGGATGGCGAGCTATAAGATTCTGTTTATCAAATAAAAATGTGTTTAAAGAGCAGTTAAAGGCGCTTTTAAGAGCTTCCGCTTTTGGCGATATTGAAATAATGATTCCTATGATAAGCGTTTTGGAAGAATTTACGGAAACTAAAAAATTTATTGAAGAGATAAAATTAGAACTTAAAAATGAAAATGTAGAGTTTAACGAAAATATAAAAATCGGCGCTTTAATAGAAACTCCTTCGGCTGCGATTATTATGGATTTAATAGTTAAAGAAGCGGATTTTATTTCTATTGGCACAAATGATTTAGTTCAATATATGATGGCTTGCGATAGAACTAACGAAAAATTAAGCGGATTATATAATCCTATAGATATATCGGTTTTGAGAATGTTAAAACATATAATAGATGTAACTAATAAAGCGAATAAAAAAGTCGCTATATGCGGAGAGATGGGAAGCGTATCTAAATATGCGCCCGTTTTATTAGGGCTTGGAATAAGAGAGATTTCAATGTCTATTACTTCTATAGCTAAAATAAAAAATACAATTAGAGCCGTTTCAATTAAAGAATGCGAAGATTTGATAAACGCGATGCTTGAGAAAAACGACAATAATTTTTCAAAATCGATTTTAAATAGTTTTATGAATAAAATAAATATTAAAAATTATGAATATATAGTAGAAGGTAATTAA
- a CDS encoding 5'-methylthioadenosine/adenosylhomocysteine nucleosidase, producing the protein METIAIIGAMDSEITNLKSKIENIEEIEIAGIIFYKGKLCDKDIVLLKSGVGKVNSAVVTTIAIEIFKAKKIIFTGVAGSCNPNYDIADIVISKDLIEHDFDTSALDGDELTVLVKGYDKNYYPADKYLIELAKSSAEKVIKNNKVYIDTIATGDQFIGDGAKVKYIRDKFKAGAIEMEGASVGHVALMFKTPFVVIRSLSDKADSNAIVDFPKFVVEASENSTKIVIEMLKNMK; encoded by the coding sequence ATGGAAACTATAGCGATAATCGGAGCAATGGACTCTGAAATAACAAACTTAAAAAGCAAAATCGAAAATATAGAAGAGATAGAAATAGCGGGAATTATTTTCTATAAAGGAAAATTATGCGATAAAGATATAGTTTTATTAAAATCGGGAGTTGGAAAAGTCAATTCTGCTGTAGTGACTACGATAGCGATAGAAATATTTAAAGCAAAAAAAATAATATTTACGGGAGTTGCTGGCTCTTGCAATCCTAATTACGATATAGCCGATATTGTAATTTCAAAAGATTTAATAGAACATGATTTTGATACAAGCGCTTTAGACGGAGACGAATTAACCGTTTTAGTTAAAGGCTATGATAAAAATTATTATCCTGCCGACAAATATTTAATTGAGCTTGCAAAATCGTCCGCCGAAAAAGTTATTAAAAATAATAAAGTTTATATAGATACTATTGCTACGGGAGACCAATTTATAGGAGATGGTGCGAAAGTAAAATATATAAGAGATAAGTTTAAAGCGGGAGCTATAGAAATGGAAGGCGCTTCGGTTGGACATGTCGCTTTAATGTTTAAAACTCCTTTTGTAGTTATTCGTTCTCTATCGGATAAAGCGGATAGTAACGCGATAGTCGATTTTCCTAAATTCGTAGTTGAAGCTTCGGAGAATTCGACAAAAATAGTAATTGAAATGCTAAAAAATATGAAATAA